Genomic window (Flavobacterium oreochromis):
GAACTATTGGTCACCACTTTAATTTATCTATTGATTTGAACGCTTGTACAGGCTGTGGAGCATGTGTTATTGCATGTCATGCAGAAAATAATGTACCAGTTGTAGGTAAATCAGAAGTAAGAAGAAGCCGTGATATGCACTGGTTACGTATTGATAGATATTATTCTTCAGAAACTACTTTTGATGGTGATAACAAAACTAAAGCTGCTACTGAAGGTTTAATGGCGTCTATTTCTACTTTAAGAGATATGGAAGACCCATCTGAAAACCCACAAGTTGCTTTCCAACCTGTAATGTGTCAGCACTGTAATCATGCTCCATGTGAAACTGTATGTCCTGTGGCTGCTACATCACACGGTCGTCAAGGTCAAAACCATATGGCATACAACCGTTGTGTAGGTACTCGTTACTGTGCAAATAACTGTCCTTATAAAGTACGTCGTTTTAACTGGTTCTTATATAATCAAAATGATGAGTTTAACTACCATATGAATGATGATTTAGGACGTATGGCTTTAAATCCAGATGTAAACTTACGTTCTCGTGGAGTTATGGAGAAATGTTCAATGTGTATCCAAATGACTCAAGCTACTATCTTAAAAGCGAAAAATGAAGGTCGCGTAATTCAAGATGGTGAGTTCCAAACAGCATGTTCTAATGCGTGTACATCAGGAGCAATGGTATTTGGTGATGTAAATGATAAAGAATCTCAAGTAGCTAAGTTAGCTGCGGGCGATCGTTCTTACCATTTATTAGAGCACATCGGTACACAGCCAAACGTGGTTTACCAAGTTAAAGTTAGAAATTAATATTAATTGAAATAAGATAAAGGATTATGTCGTCTCATTACGAAGCACCTATCAGAAAGCCTTTAGTACTTGGTAGCAAAAGCTACCATGATGTAACGGTAGACGTAGCTCGTCCTGTAGAAGGAAAAGCGAACAAACAATGGTGGACAGTATTTTATATCGCATTAGCTATGTTCCTTTGGGGAGCTAGCTGTATGCTATACACTATAACCGAAGGTATTGGTACCTGGGGGTTAAATAAAACAGTAGGTTGGGCATGGGATATTACCAACTTCGTATGGTGGGTAGGTATCGGTCACGCGGGTACATTAATTTCTGCTGTATTATTATTATTCCGTCAAAAATGGAGAATGGCCATTAACCGTTCTGCTGAAGCAATGACTATCTTCTCAGTAGTTCAGGCTGGTTTATTCCCAATTATTCACATGGGACGTCCATGGTTAGGTTATTGGGTATTACCTATTCCAAATCAGTTTGGTTCGTTATGGGTTAACTTTAACTCGCCTTTATTATGGGACGTATTCGCAATCTCAACGTATTTATCAGTATCATTAGTTTTCTGGTGGACTGGTTTATTACCTGACTTTGCAATGTTACGTGATCGTGCTGTAACTCCATTTACAAAACATATTTACTCAATATTATCTTTTGGATGGTCAGGTAGAGCAAAAGATTGGCAACGTTTTGAAGAGGTTTCTCTTGTATTGGCTGGTTTAGCAACTCCTTTAGTACTTTCTGTACACACTATTGTATCATTTGACTTTGCAACTTCAGTTATTCCAGGATGGCATACTACCATATTACCTCCTTACTTCGTTGCAGGTGCAATTTTCTCAGGTTTTGCAATGGTAAATACATTACTAATCATCATGAGAAAAGTTTCTAATCTTGAAGATTATATTACAATTCAACATATCGAATTAATGAATATCGTTATTATGATCACAGGTTCCATTGTAGGATGTGCTTATATTACGGAATTATTCGTAGCTTGGTATTCAGGAGTAGAGTATGAGCAATATGCTTTCTTAAATCGTGCTACAGGTCCTTACTGGTGGTCTTATTGGGGAATGATGACTTGTAACGTATTTTCTCCACAGTTCATGTGGTTTAAAAAATTAAGAACAAGTATCATGTTCTCATTCATTATCTCAATTGTAGTAAACATTGGTATGTGGTTTGAACGTTTCGTAATTATTGTAACTTCATTACACCGTGATTACTTACCATCATCATGGACAATGTTCTCTCCAACATTTGTTGATATAGGTATCTTTGTTGGTACAATTGGTTTCTTCTTTGTATTGTTCTTGTTATATTCTAGAACATTCCCAGTGGTGGCACAAGCAGAGGTTAAAACAATCTTAAAAACTTCTGGTGATAATTACAAAGCAGATAGAGAAAAAAATGGTCATAATCACGATAATCACTAATAAGTCATGAGTCATAAAGTTATACATGCACTATATAATGATGATGATGTGTTAATGGATGCAGTAAAAGCTACCCGTAAAGCACATCACCATATCGAAGAAGTCTATACTCCATTCCCGGTTCACGGTTTAGATAAAGCAATGGGGTTAGCACCTACAAGAATTGCTATTGCAGCATTCTTATATGGATGTACAGGTTTATCATTTGCCACTTGGTTATTAAATAATATCATGATTAATGACTGGCCTCAAGATATTGGGGGTAAACCAAGTTTTGCATTTTATCAGAATATGCCAGCTTTTGTGCCGGTAATGTTTGAAGAAACTGTATTTTTGCAGCTCACTTAATGGTAATTACTTTTTACATGAGAAGTAAGTTATGGCCATTTAAAGAAGCAGAAAATCCAGATGTACGTACAACAGACGACCATTTTTTAATGGAGGTGGCTGTTAATAATAATGAAGACGAATTAACTTCTTTCTTGCAAAGCACAGGTGCTGTGGAAGTAAAAGTGGTAGAAAAGCATTAATAAGATTATGAGAAGAGTAGTATATTCCTTAACAGCAATAATGGGGTTATCTTCATTACTGTTTTCATGTAAAAGTGATGATAAGCCAAACTATCAGTTTTTTCCAAACATGTATGAATCAGTGGCTTATGAAACTTATTCAGAATCAAATGCTTTTAAAAATGGTAAAGAAGGACAGTTGCCAGCTCAAGGTTCTATCAAGAGAGGTTTTGTTCCATATGAATTACCTAATACACCAGCTGGTTACGAAGCATCAAAATTAATGAAATCGCCTTTAGATTCTTCTGCTGTGAATATGGAAAAAGGTAAAGAATTATTTGATATTTACTGTATTTCTTGCCACGGTGAAAAAGGAGATGGTAAAGGAAAGTTAGTTCAAAGAGAAAAGTTCTTAGGGGTACCTAGTTATAAAGATCGTGCAATTACTATAGGTAGTGTTTTTCACGTAGAAACGTATGGTTTAAATGCAATGGGTTCACATGCTAATCAATTGAATAAAAAAGAAAGATGGCAAGTGGCTGAGTACGTAATGAAACTTAAGTCTGAATTAAAATAATAAAATACGCGATTAAGTTATGTATACATTTTCAAGCAAATTAAGAACCTTATCATTTGTCCTAATGGCACTTGGTCTTTTAGGAATAGGGTATGGTTTTTTCAATGCACCTAAGACTACTGAGGACGTAGAAAAAATATTAGCAGCTGATGCACATGGTGAACACCATGCTGCGCCAGCCCATGCTGAAGCTAAGCATGAAATGACTTCTGAACATAAAGAGGAAACTCATGTTGATAATAAAATAGTTGCAACTGATTCTGCTGTGACTACTACAGAAGGATTAGATACACTGGCTAAAGATGTGAAAGCAGCTCATGCAGAAGCTGATTCTCACAAAGAAGTAAAACATGAAGAAAAAGTTGCGGTACACGCTGAAGTAGCTTCACATGATGATCATAAAGCACATGTTGAACATGTGTTCCATCAATTACAGAATAAACCATGGGCTGCATTATATGTAGGTGCATTGTTTATCTTTCTAATCTCATTAGGAGTATTAGCATTTTATGCTATTCAATGGGCTGCTCAGGTAGGTTGGTCTCCAGCTTTATTTAGAGTAATGGAAGCAATAACATCTTATATAGTACCTGGAGGTATCGTAATATTTGTGTTATTAGTATTAGCAGGAGTTCATATTAATCATTTGTTTATTTGGATGGACCCTGAAGTAGTGGCTCATGATCATTTAATTCAAGGAAAATCAGGATATTTAAATGTACCTTTCTTCTTAATTAGAGCGGCTGTATTTTTAGGAGGTTGGATATTTTATCGTCATTACACTCGTAAAAATTCATTAGCTTTAGATGAAACAAAAGATCTAGGATATTATAAAAAGAACTTTAAAGCATCTGCAGCATTCTTAGCATTTTTCTTAGTCTCTGAATCAATGATGTCTTGGGATTGGATTATGTCAGTAGATCCACACTGGTTCTCTACATTATTCGGCTGGTATGTGTTTGCTTCTTTCTTTGTGAGTGGTATTACTGTAATTGCTTTAATTACATTATATCTAAAATCAAATGGATATTTAGAGTTTATTAACAATAGCCACTTCCATGACTTAGCTAAGTTTATGTTTGGTGTTTCTGTATTTTGGACTTATTTATGGTTCTCTCAGTTCATGTTAATGTGGTATTCTAATATCCCTGAAGAAGTTACTTATTTTAAATTTAGAATTGAAAATTATAATTTACCATTCTTCGGTATGGTTGTAATGAATTTTATTTTTCCATTATTAATTTTAATTAATTCTGATTTTAAAAGAGTGCCTTGGATTATTACTATGGCTGGTGTCGTAATTTTATGTGGTCACTATTTAGATTTCCATAATATGATTTTCCCTGCTACAGTAGGAGATCAATGGTTTATTGGTGCGGCAGAAATTGGATCGGTAGCTTTCTTTGCAGGTTTATTTATTTACGTTGTATTTACTGCTTTAACTAAAGCTCCTTTATTAGCAAAAGGTAATCCTTATATCGAAGAAAGTAAACATTTTCATTATTAATAATTAAACAAGAAAACAGATGACAACTTTGTTGGTTCTAACAGTTTTAGTCTTATTATCGATTGCTATATGGCAAATGACTAAAATTTTCGACTTGACTCAAGTGGGTAGAAAAGGTGATGATTCACAAATTGCTACCGATAATGATAATAAAGTTCATGGATATTTAATGATGGGTTTTCTTGGATTCCTTTACATTTTCATGATCTATGGATTGTTAAAATGGGGACATTTAGCTTTGGGTACACCAGGATCTGAACATGGCCCTGATTATGATCGTTTGATGAGTATTTCATTAGGGATTATATTTTTAGTACAAGCAATTACACAAGTATTATTACATTATTTTGCTTTTAAATATCGTGGAGAAGCGGGTAGAAAAGCTTTGTACTATGCAGATAACGATAAATTAGAGTTTATATGGACTATCATTCCAGTAATAACTTTAGCAGGTTTAATTCTTTATGGTCTTTATACATGGACAAATATCATGTTTGTTGATGAAGATGAAGAAGTATTAGTTGTAGAATTATATGCAAAGCAATTTAGCTGGGAAGCTCGTTATGCGGGTAAAGATAATGTATTAGGTAAAGCTAATGTTCGTTTAATTGAAGGTGTTAATACTTTAGGAGTCGATTTAAATGATCCAAACGCGCAAGATGATATTGCAGTTCAAGAATTGCATATTCCTAAAGGTAAAAAGGTATTGTTTAAATTACGTTCACAAGATATTATTCATTCCGCTTATATGCCTCACTTTAGAGCGCAGATGAACTGTGTGCCAGGTATGGTAACTGAGTTTGCCTTTACGCCTACTATGACAACAGATGAAATGCGTCAAGATCCTGCAATTGTAGAAAAAGTAGCTGCAATTAATAAGATTAGAGCGAAAAAAAGTGCTGAATTAGTAGCGCAAGGTAAAACAGCTTTAGATCCTTATACTTTTGACTATTTAGTTTTATGTAACAAAATTTGTGGTGCTTCTCACTACAATATGCAAATGAAAATTGTGGTGGATACCCCTGATCAGTTCCAAGCATGGTTAAAAGATAAAGGTACTATTGTTAAAGCTGTGAAAGAAGAGCAAGCTGCTAAAGCAGCTGAAGCAGCAGGAGCTAAAAAAGAAGTGGATGCTCCTAAAAAAGCGGATACTGTAATGGTAGCTGAAGTAGCTGATTCAACAGCTGTTAAAAAATAATATAACGTAATCAAGAAACTTAAATAGAAATATATGGCAGCAGCACATGAGCACGATCACGCACACGATCACGATCACGCACACCACCATAAAGATACGTTCATTACTAAATATATTTTTAGTATTGATCATAAAATGATTGCTAAACAATACCTTATCACAGGTATTATAATGGGAATCATTGGGGTAGTAATGTCTTTATTATTCCGTATGCAAATTGCATGGCCTGAAGAGTCTTTTGGGATTTTCAAAATGCTTTTAGGTGAAAAAATGGCTCCAGGAGGAGTAATGCGTAATGATATTTATTTAGCATTAGTTACGATACATGGTACTATAATGGTATTCTTTGTATTAACAGCAGGATTAAGTGGTACTTTTAGTAACTTACTTATTCCATTACAAATTGGAGCTCGTGATATGGCTTCAGGATTTATGAATATGGTTTCTTACTGGTTATTCTTTTTATCTGCAGTAGTGATGATCTGTTCATTATTTGTTGAGTCAGGGCCAGCATCAGCAGGTTGGACTATTTATCCTCCACTATCTGCTTTACCACAAGCAATTCCAGGTTCAGGTACAGGTATGACTTTATGGTTAGCTTCAATGGCTATTTTCATTGCATCTTCTTTAATGGGATCTTTGAATTATGTAGTTACAGTTATTAATTTAAGAACGAAAGGGATGTCAATGACTCGTTTACCATTAACCGTTTGGGCTTTCTTTATTACAGCAATTATTGGTATCGTTTCTTTCCCTGTATTATTATCAGCAGCATTAATGTTGATTATGGATAGAAGTTTAGGTACATCTTTCTTTTTATCAGATATTTTTATTTCTGGTGAAGTATTACATTATCAAGGAGGTTCACCTGTTTTATTTGAACACTTATTCTGGTTTTTAGGACACCCTGAAGTATATATTGTATTATTACCTGCGTTAGGTATTACATCTGAAATTATTGCTACAAATGCTCGTAAACCAATTTTCGGTTACCGTGCAATGATTGCTTCAATGTTAGCTATTGCTTTCTTATCAACTATCGTTTGGGGGCACCATATGTTCTTGTCAGGAATGAACCCTTTCTTAGGATCAGTATTTACCTTTACAACGTTGTTGATTGCAATTCCTTCTGCTGTAAAAGCTTTTAATTATATTACTACTTTATGGAAGGGAAATTTACAAATGAATCCTGCCATGTTATTCTCTATAGGTTTAGTTTCTACATTTATTTCAGGAGGTTTAACAGGTATTATTTTAGGGGACTCTACATTAGATATCAATGTTCATGATACATATTTCGTAGTAGCTCACTTCCACTTAGTAATGGGTATTTCTGCATTATATGGTTTCTTTGCTGGGGTTTACCATTGGTTCCCTAGAATGTTTGGTAGAATGATGAATAAAACATTAGGATATATCCATTTTTGGATTACAGCAGTTTGTGCTTATGGAGTTTTCTATCCAATGCATTTTATCGGTATGGCTGGTTTACCACGTCGTTATTATACAAATTCAAACTTTCCTTTGTTTGATGATCTAGCTGATGTTAACGTGATAATTACTGTTTTTGCATTAATTGGAGCAGTATTTCAGTTAATATTTATGTGGAATTTCTTCTATAGTATTTTCTATGGTAAGAAAGCAGAACAAAATCCTTGGAAATCAAATACATTAGAGTGGACTGCGCCTGTTGAGCATATTCATGGTAACTGGCCAGGTGAATTACCTACAGTGCACCGTTGGGCTTATGATTATTCTAAGCCAGGACATGAGGATGATTTTGTACCTCAAACTGTTCCGATGAAAGAAGGAGAACAAGAATTACATCACGCTTAATTATAAAAACTTTCTTTAAATGCCTCTCTTTTGAGAGGCATTTTTTTATTTTTATATTCTTATTGATTTTTATATTTATGAAACGATCTTTTCTATTAGTTTTTTTTATCTCATTTTTTGGTTTTTCACAAAATCTGCCAGAAATAAAGGTGTTGGATTCTCTCTATAGAGAAGATCAATTCTATTTTGGGATTACTTATAATATACTTAAAAATAAACCCTATGGAGTTTCTCAAAATTCAACTTCAGGTAGTATTTTTTTAGGCTTTTTGAGGGATATACCTGTTAATAAATTACGAACCTTTGCAGTAGCACCAGGTATGGGTTTTTCTTACTCTAATTTTAAACAAAATTTGCTTATCAAAAAAAATGAATTTACTGTTAACTATTCTATTATTCCTAAGGATCAGATCTATGATAAAAATCGCTTGTCATTTGTAACAGTCGATGTGCCTCTAGAGTTTCGTTGGCGTAATTCTACACCTCAAAGTCATCGTTTTTGGCGGATTTATGGAGGAGTAAAAGCGAGTTATGTGTTATATAATCAATCTCAATTTATTGATTCTAAATATGAATATAAAGTGGTTAATAATCCAGATTTTAACCGTTTCCTTTATTCGGTTTATCTAACAGCTGGGTATAATAGTGGAAATATCTATGTGTCTTATGGATTAAATGACTTTTTTAAGAAAACACTATTTGATGAGAACTCTGGAAAAATTCGTTCCTTAAATTTTGGATTAATGTTTTATATTCTATAAATAGTTATTCTTTTTAATAGAGTATTAAGTATTCATTGTTGCAATATAAATAAAATTATTTGAGGAATAATTCCGCTAAGAGTACCTAGTATTAATTCAGTTCGGGTGTGTGCTTTCATTACTAATCTTGATATGGCAACACAAGAACTTAGGACTAGAAGAGTTATTGTCAAACATAGAAAATATAAAGAATCTAATTTTATATGGTTAAGAATTATCCACGAACTCATACCGGTTATACTAAGCATGTGTAAACTGATTTTTTTATTTAAAAAAGTAAAATATAACGCAATAATTGTGCTAATGCCGCTTGCTATAAAATAGTTTAATAAATAACGATCGCTATAATGAACTAAAGAAAGGGTGGTAATGAAATATGAAATTAATTGCAGGAAAAGAGGTGTTTTTCGTTCATTTACATTATTGATCATACTGTTTTCTATTTTTTTAAATCGAATAAGTAGATAGAAAATAATTAGAGGAATGAAAACAGTAATAATAAATGCTTTGTAAATATAATTTATTTCATTTATAAAATTATTAGATTTTATACTGAATAAATAAATTACTATCGTATAAAAGGATATAAATAAAGGGTGGAATATATAAGATAAGATAGGGAATAATCGTTTCATTTGTTATTATATAGGGGTGGAAAAGTATGTAATTTTAAAATATTTTTATATTAATATGTTAGGCTTCAAGTTAATTTATTTAAGCTACTAGTTATGTAGTTATAGTAAATTTGTTTTGCTGACCAAAGAACGAAACAATGTTTTGAAATGACAAAACTATTTCAATTTTTTGTTTAATCGGTGAAATTTTATAAGCAATTCACACAAAGAAGCTATAAGAAGACAAGTAGGTGAATAGCGAGATTATTCTAACTCCAATTATTTTCTTTACAAGTTTTTACGGAAATCATAGTTCTGCTATTCAATTTATAAAGCAATATAGATTTTTTATTCCTAATATATTAGATAAGAGTAGATTCAATAGGTATTTTGATAAAATAGATAAACTTCTTTATGAATGATTTGAGATTGTAAGTTTTATTTTACGTTAAGAAAAAGAGCTGGTGTAAAAGCTTATAAGGAAAATAAATGATAGATAAATTACCTATTGAAGTCTTTATTTATTGAGAAAGCGCCTATTTAGATTCTGCTTTTGAGAGAAAATGTATTTTTTAAAAATTCAACGAAAATCTAATTCAAAAGAATTGACACTTTAGAACAAAAATTAGAAAAACTAAAAATGAGAAAAACAGTAGAAAAAACTATCAGTGCTATTAAAAATTATTCAAAACAATCATACATGTGGTTACTTTAGATGGATTTAGAATAGAGTTGACTTTGTTTGTATTCAGATCGAAATTAAGTAAATGAATCAACTGGTAACTTGAATTAATTATTATTTTATTAAATATTTTAACAAACTATAAAGAAAATATATTTATATATTATTAAAATAAATAAATAAAAAATATTTTTAATAAAAAAAATACATATATTGTATAAAAATAAACAAAAACTAAAAAACATTATTTTTTACTAAATGTGTAATAATCATCAGAATCGTAGTTAAAAAGATTTTGCTAAAAAATGTAAGTGATGAAAAAGGTATTGTTTTTATTAATGACGTTATTAAGCATAGGTGTAAGTTCTGCTCAGATGGAAGGGAAAATGATAGACCCTAGATTTGTAGGTTGTTGGGAAGGATCAGAAGTAGAACAGTTAGAAAAAGGAATTAGTAAACAGTGGAAAACATGTCGTTTTGCTAATGGTAGTTGTGTCTTTTCTTTTGTTCTAATTGATCAAAAAGATAATGTAAATGAAACGTATCGAAAAGGAACTTGGTGGGTTGAAAATGGTAAGTTTTATGAAGTTTTTGATGTAAATGAAGCAATCGATGAATATGAATTTGAATTCGTAGGGGAAAGTATAAGATTTACAGATACTAAAATTTCAGGATATAAAAATACCTATTATACTTTTATGGATCATAAAATAGAAAATTAGTTTAAGAATAATATACTTTAGTTATTAATTAGCGTTTTACTAATTATAAATTATTTTAAAAAGAGATAATATGGGAGGAGGTTTTTCCTTCTTTTTGTATTTCTATTTAATAAAAAAACAATTTAAAGAGTCTTGTGTTTATAAGTGAAATCACAATGCTTTATTAGAAAAGATTTGTTTAGAGTGCTTTTTATTATTAAAAAAATATTGATTTATATAAATTGGATTTATTTTGTTCAGGGATACGTTTGCTATTTCTAATTTTGTAGTTTTTGTATTTCGATGAAATAATTATTGCTAATGAATCGTGTATAATAATTTAGGGTTAAATTTTATCTATATTATTATAAAAAGATAGTGTGAATCTTCAGTGACTTTTTTGAAAATATTTTATTTTAGAGCGTTTTTAAGAGGCAATAATATCTTTTTTATAGATACAAACGAGTTGCAAAGTGGTAAAAAAAGGTTGTGTAAAAACAAAAAACATTTTCTAATTTTGGGTTTTACTATTAAGAAATAGTACCAACAGGTGGAATCTATATTTGTATAGAATGCTTTTAGTATTTCTTTTATTGGTATTGTTTGTTTTTACACAACCTTTTTTACAGGATTTAATTAGATTTTCTTACGCATCCTCGCAACAGGTATCTCTAATTGTTCACGATATTTAGCTACTGTCCTTCTGGCAATAGGATAACCGCGCTCTTTTAAAATGACAGCTAATTGATCATCAGGAAGAGGTTTGCTTTTATCTTCCTCCTTAATGACTTGTTGGAGGATTTTCTTAATTTCAATAGTTGAAACTTCTTCTCCTTGATCATTCATCATCGCTTCACTGAAGAAATCCTTTAGTAGTTTTGTACCGTAAGGAGTGTCTACATATTTACTGTTTGCTACTCGAGAAACTGTAGAAATATCCAACCCAATCATATCGGCGATATCTTTTAAGATCATTGGTTTTAGTTTTGTTTCATCACCATCTAAAAAATATTCCTTTTGAAAAAGCATGATTGCATTCATGGTAACATACAAAGTTTCTTGACGTTGTTTAATTGCGTCAATAAACCATTTAGCAGAATCAAGTTTTTGTTTGATGAATTGAACAGCATCACGTTGTGCATTTGATTTATCTTTAGAGTCCTTATACGTTTTCATCATTTCTTGATAGTCTTTAGAAACGTGAAGCTCAGGAGCATTTCTGCCATTTAGAGTTAATTCTAATTCATCATCGTTAATCCTAATCATGAAATCAGGAACTATGTGCTCTGTGATTTTAGTATTACCAGCAAAGGCACCTCCCGGTTTAGGATTTAGTTTTTCAATTTCATCAATTGCTTTTCTTAAATATTCTTTGGAAACACCGTATTTTTGCAATAGTTTTTCGTAGTGTTTTTTGGTAAAAGCATCAAATTGGTCCTCGATAATTTGAATAGCTA
Coding sequences:
- the nrfD gene encoding NrfD/PsrC family molybdoenzyme membrane anchor subunit — protein: MSSHYEAPIRKPLVLGSKSYHDVTVDVARPVEGKANKQWWTVFYIALAMFLWGASCMLYTITEGIGTWGLNKTVGWAWDITNFVWWVGIGHAGTLISAVLLLFRQKWRMAINRSAEAMTIFSVVQAGLFPIIHMGRPWLGYWVLPIPNQFGSLWVNFNSPLLWDVFAISTYLSVSLVFWWTGLLPDFAMLRDRAVTPFTKHIYSILSFGWSGRAKDWQRFEEVSLVLAGLATPLVLSVHTIVSFDFATSVIPGWHTTILPPYFVAGAIFSGFAMVNTLLIIMRKVSNLEDYITIQHIELMNIVIMITGSIVGCAYITELFVAWYSGVEYEQYAFLNRATGPYWWSYWGMMTCNVFSPQFMWFKKLRTSIMFSFIISIVVNIGMWFERFVIIVTSLHRDYLPSSWTMFSPTFVDIGIFVGTIGFFFVLFLLYSRTFPVVAQAEVKTILKTSGDNYKADREKNGHNHDNH
- a CDS encoding c-type cytochrome → MRRVVYSLTAIMGLSSLLFSCKSDDKPNYQFFPNMYESVAYETYSESNAFKNGKEGQLPAQGSIKRGFVPYELPNTPAGYEASKLMKSPLDSSAVNMEKGKELFDIYCISCHGEKGDGKGKLVQREKFLGVPSYKDRAITIGSVFHVETYGLNAMGSHANQLNKKERWQVAEYVMKLKSELK
- a CDS encoding quinol:cytochrome C oxidoreductase, which gives rise to MYTFSSKLRTLSFVLMALGLLGIGYGFFNAPKTTEDVEKILAADAHGEHHAAPAHAEAKHEMTSEHKEETHVDNKIVATDSAVTTTEGLDTLAKDVKAAHAEADSHKEVKHEEKVAVHAEVASHDDHKAHVEHVFHQLQNKPWAALYVGALFIFLISLGVLAFYAIQWAAQVGWSPALFRVMEAITSYIVPGGIVIFVLLVLAGVHINHLFIWMDPEVVAHDHLIQGKSGYLNVPFFLIRAAVFLGGWIFYRHYTRKNSLALDETKDLGYYKKNFKASAAFLAFFLVSESMMSWDWIMSVDPHWFSTLFGWYVFASFFVSGITVIALITLYLKSNGYLEFINNSHFHDLAKFMFGVSVFWTYLWFSQFMLMWYSNIPEEVTYFKFRIENYNLPFFGMVVMNFIFPLLILINSDFKRVPWIITMAGVVILCGHYLDFHNMIFPATVGDQWFIGAAEIGSVAFFAGLFIYVVFTALTKAPLLAKGNPYIEESKHFHY
- a CDS encoding cytochrome c oxidase subunit II, with the translated sequence MTTLLVLTVLVLLSIAIWQMTKIFDLTQVGRKGDDSQIATDNDNKVHGYLMMGFLGFLYIFMIYGLLKWGHLALGTPGSEHGPDYDRLMSISLGIIFLVQAITQVLLHYFAFKYRGEAGRKALYYADNDKLEFIWTIIPVITLAGLILYGLYTWTNIMFVDEDEEVLVVELYAKQFSWEARYAGKDNVLGKANVRLIEGVNTLGVDLNDPNAQDDIAVQELHIPKGKKVLFKLRSQDIIHSAYMPHFRAQMNCVPGMVTEFAFTPTMTTDEMRQDPAIVEKVAAINKIRAKKSAELVAQGKTALDPYTFDYLVLCNKICGASHYNMQMKIVVDTPDQFQAWLKDKGTIVKAVKEEQAAKAAEAAGAKKEVDAPKKADTVMVAEVADSTAVKK
- a CDS encoding cytochrome c oxidase subunit I — encoded protein: MAAAHEHDHAHDHDHAHHHKDTFITKYIFSIDHKMIAKQYLITGIIMGIIGVVMSLLFRMQIAWPEESFGIFKMLLGEKMAPGGVMRNDIYLALVTIHGTIMVFFVLTAGLSGTFSNLLIPLQIGARDMASGFMNMVSYWLFFLSAVVMICSLFVESGPASAGWTIYPPLSALPQAIPGSGTGMTLWLASMAIFIASSLMGSLNYVVTVINLRTKGMSMTRLPLTVWAFFITAIIGIVSFPVLLSAALMLIMDRSLGTSFFLSDIFISGEVLHYQGGSPVLFEHLFWFLGHPEVYIVLLPALGITSEIIATNARKPIFGYRAMIASMLAIAFLSTIVWGHHMFLSGMNPFLGSVFTFTTLLIAIPSAVKAFNYITTLWKGNLQMNPAMLFSIGLVSTFISGGLTGIILGDSTLDINVHDTYFVVAHFHLVMGISALYGFFAGVYHWFPRMFGRMMNKTLGYIHFWITAVCAYGVFYPMHFIGMAGLPRRYYTNSNFPLFDDLADVNVIITVFALIGAVFQLIFMWNFFYSIFYGKKAEQNPWKSNTLEWTAPVEHIHGNWPGELPTVHRWAYDYSKPGHEDDFVPQTVPMKEGEQELHHA
- a CDS encoding porin family protein; the protein is MKRSFLLVFFISFFGFSQNLPEIKVLDSLYREDQFYFGITYNILKNKPYGVSQNSTSGSIFLGFLRDIPVNKLRTFAVAPGMGFSYSNFKQNLLIKKNEFTVNYSIIPKDQIYDKNRLSFVTVDVPLEFRWRNSTPQSHRFWRIYGGVKASYVLYNQSQFIDSKYEYKVVNNPDFNRFLYSVYLTAGYNSGNIYVSYGLNDFFKKTLFDENSGKIRSLNFGLMFYIL
- the rpoN gene encoding RNA polymerase factor sigma-54, with translation MLKQNLNLKLSQKLSPQQIQLMKLIQLPTQAFEQRLMEEMNENPALEGGIVEDEEKFEKDEFDTDEYDDFDDSDSIDANDINIDEYLSNDETPDYKTQSNNYSDDDDEYEAPFIASVSFHQDLINQLNTFVLTDEENDIAEFLIGSMDDDGYLRRSIADIVDDMAFTQAIYTDETRVNKILCSIIHELEPSGVGARDLQECLLLQLKHKTPTESIELAIQIIEDQFDAFTKKHYEKLLQKYGVSKEYLRKAIDEIEKLNPKPGGAFAGNTKITEHIVPDFMIRINDDELELTLNGRNAPELHVSKDYQEMMKTYKDSKDKSNAQRDAVQFIKQKLDSAKWFIDAIKQRQETLYVTMNAIMLFQKEYFLDGDETKLKPMILKDIADMIGLDISTVSRVANSKYVDTPYGTKLLKDFFSEAMMNDQGEEVSTIEIKKILQQVIKEEDKSKPLPDDQLAVILKERGYPIARRTVAKYREQLEIPVARMRKKI